Proteins found in one Myxococcus virescens genomic segment:
- a CDS encoding GMC family oxidoreductase N-terminal domain-containing protein — MAKASRYDVVVVGSGFGGSINALRLAQAGKSVLVLERGKRYRPGDFPRDVTRTDEVLWRHATRRKAQGLYDVRFLSGIGTVTASGVGGGSLIYANVHVRPDAEVFEDPRWPRAYRRDSLEPYFDKVARELRLNPVPPSMPLRKRDLFQRAARGMGRETFDPPVAVAFSEPPGPGRRVCQLCAECEFGCQHGAKNTMDLTYLARAEALGALVLARTLVSHVEPVRDGYRVHCQDLVSGERHTVEGSRVVLAAGTLGTVEILLRSRDVARTLPRVSRRLGHGYSGNGDFLASMQGAREDIQPWVGPDVSTVMRFTDRQPRFTLVTATFNQPATEVLAGLGQPNLGRLQGLGAPLWTCLGPAVHAALKKGLMSRPLRTNVDAARTSNLFGIGQDNANGRMHLDDGQLDVSWDFAGENAELVRRMTDAMRDLAAQYGATFAPLITWQLFKRPFTVHSLGGAHLAEAPERGVVSTEGEVFHYPGLHVADGSVIPTAIGFHPVMTISAVAERIAEAVVHGFSSHSRSAS; from the coding sequence GTGGCGAAGGCATCGCGGTACGACGTGGTCGTCGTGGGCTCCGGCTTTGGGGGTTCCATCAATGCGCTGCGCCTGGCGCAGGCGGGCAAGTCCGTGCTGGTCCTGGAGCGCGGCAAGCGCTACCGGCCCGGTGACTTTCCCAGGGACGTGACGCGAACGGACGAGGTGCTCTGGCGCCATGCCACGCGGCGCAAGGCGCAGGGCCTCTATGACGTGCGCTTCCTGTCCGGCATCGGCACGGTGACGGCCAGCGGCGTCGGCGGCGGCTCGCTCATCTACGCCAACGTCCACGTGCGGCCGGACGCCGAGGTGTTCGAGGATCCGCGCTGGCCCCGGGCGTACCGTCGGGACTCGCTGGAGCCTTACTTCGACAAGGTGGCGCGGGAGCTGCGGTTGAATCCGGTGCCGCCCTCGATGCCGCTGCGCAAGCGCGACCTCTTCCAGCGCGCGGCCCGGGGCATGGGGCGCGAGACGTTCGATCCGCCCGTGGCCGTGGCCTTCTCGGAGCCGCCGGGACCGGGCCGGCGCGTGTGCCAGCTCTGCGCCGAGTGCGAATTCGGCTGCCAGCACGGCGCGAAGAACACCATGGACCTGACGTACCTGGCGCGGGCGGAGGCGCTGGGGGCGCTGGTCCTCGCCCGTACGCTCGTCTCCCACGTGGAGCCGGTGCGGGATGGGTACCGCGTCCACTGCCAGGACCTGGTGTCGGGGGAGCGGCACACCGTGGAGGGCTCGCGGGTGGTGCTGGCCGCGGGGACGCTGGGCACGGTGGAGATATTGCTGCGCAGCCGGGACGTCGCGCGGACGCTGCCTCGGGTGAGCCGGCGGCTGGGCCATGGCTATTCGGGCAATGGGGACTTCCTGGCGTCGATGCAGGGCGCGCGCGAGGACATCCAGCCCTGGGTGGGCCCCGACGTGTCCACCGTGATGCGCTTCACCGACCGGCAGCCGCGCTTCACGCTGGTGACGGCCACGTTCAACCAGCCCGCCACGGAAGTCCTCGCGGGCCTGGGGCAGCCGAACCTCGGACGGCTCCAGGGCCTGGGGGCACCGCTGTGGACCTGCCTGGGTCCAGCCGTTCACGCGGCGCTCAAGAAGGGGCTGATGAGCCGGCCCCTGCGTACCAACGTGGATGCGGCTCGCACGTCCAACCTGTTCGGCATCGGCCAGGACAACGCCAATGGCCGGATGCACCTCGATGACGGGCAGCTCGACGTGTCGTGGGATTTCGCCGGGGAGAACGCGGAATTGGTGCGGCGGATGACGGACGCGATGCGGGACCTGGCGGCCCAGTACGGTGCCACCTTCGCGCCGCTGATCACCTGGCAGCTCTTCAAGCGGCCTTTCACGGTGCATTCGCTTGGCGGTGCCCATCTGGCGGAAGCTCCCGAGCGCGGCGTGGTGTCCACCGAGGGAGAGGTCTTCCACTATCCCGGGCTGCACGTGGCGGACGGCTCCGTCATCCCGACAGCCATCGGCTTCCACCCGGTGATGACTATCAGCGCGGTGGCCGAGCGCATCGCCGAGGCCGTGGTGCACGGATTCTCATCCCATTCGAGGAGCGCTTCATGA
- the tesB gene encoding acyl-CoA thioesterase II, with amino-acid sequence MSRVLDELLSLLKLEKIEENLFRGRSQDLGFRQLFGGQVLGQALSAGSQTVPAGRHVHSLHGYFLRPGDATLPVVYTVDRVRDGGSITTRRVVAVQKGEPILTMIASFHGDEEGFSHQAPMPEVPGPEALASEQELLSRLSARIPEALREKFLGEKPIEIRPVAPVDPFNPEAKAPIKHVWFRANGDLPEDPQVHRYVLAYASDFNLISTALLPHAASFFQPRILGASLDHALWFHGDLKVSDWLLYSMDSPWAGNARGLSRGSVYTRDGRLVASVAQEGLLRIRKPKA; translated from the coding sequence ATGAGCCGAGTCCTGGATGAGCTGTTGTCGCTCCTTAAACTGGAGAAAATCGAGGAAAATCTGTTTCGTGGCCGGAGTCAAGACCTGGGGTTCCGCCAGCTCTTCGGCGGCCAGGTGCTGGGGCAGGCGCTGTCCGCGGGCAGCCAGACGGTGCCCGCCGGCCGGCATGTCCACTCTCTGCACGGCTACTTCCTGCGCCCGGGCGACGCGACGCTTCCCGTCGTCTACACGGTGGACCGGGTGCGGGACGGCGGCAGCATCACCACGCGTCGCGTCGTGGCCGTGCAGAAGGGCGAGCCCATCCTGACGATGATCGCCTCCTTCCACGGGGACGAAGAGGGCTTTTCCCACCAGGCGCCCATGCCGGAGGTGCCAGGCCCGGAGGCGCTGGCCTCGGAGCAGGAGCTGCTGAGCCGCTTGTCTGCCCGCATCCCGGAAGCCCTGCGAGAGAAGTTCCTGGGGGAGAAGCCGATTGAGATCCGGCCCGTGGCGCCGGTGGATCCGTTCAACCCGGAGGCGAAGGCGCCCATCAAGCACGTGTGGTTTCGCGCCAACGGCGACCTGCCGGAGGATCCGCAGGTGCACCGGTACGTGCTGGCCTACGCGTCCGACTTCAACCTCATCAGCACCGCGCTCCTGCCCCACGCGGCCAGCTTCTTCCAGCCCCGCATCCTGGGCGCCAGCCTGGACCATGCCCTGTGGTTCCACGGAGACCTGAAGGTGAGCGACTGGCTGCTGTACTCCATGGACAGCCCGTGGGCGGGCAACGCGCGCGGCCTGTCGCGCGGCAGCGTCTACACGCGTGACGGCCGGCTGGTGGCCTCGGTGGCCCAGGAAGGGCTGCTGCGCATCCGCAAGCCCAAGGCCTGA
- a CDS encoding glutamine amidotransferase-related protein produces MRAVVFQHEEHEGPGLLGPVLQAAGFTLVNRFRAVRREDVDAELLVVMGGRMAVYESEQHPFLRQELGILMERLAYERPCLGICLGAQMLAAAAGADVFPGKNGFEVGVGPVRWTPEAQKDPVVSGARPRTVVAHWHGDSYAPVPDATLLASTDRYTQQAFRLGTSYGFQFHLELTASELGRWIELEADSLQQRGKNLQELKAQLPKLKAAEADNTEVLHRLAHHFARVAAGR; encoded by the coding sequence ATGCGCGCGGTGGTGTTCCAGCACGAGGAGCACGAAGGGCCCGGCCTGCTGGGGCCGGTGTTGCAGGCGGCGGGCTTCACGCTGGTGAACCGCTTCCGCGCCGTGCGCCGGGAGGACGTGGACGCGGAGCTGCTGGTCGTCATGGGCGGCCGCATGGCCGTCTACGAATCCGAGCAGCATCCCTTCCTGCGGCAGGAGCTGGGCATCCTCATGGAGCGGCTCGCCTACGAGCGCCCATGCCTGGGCATCTGCCTGGGCGCCCAGATGCTCGCGGCGGCGGCGGGCGCGGACGTGTTCCCCGGGAAGAATGGCTTCGAGGTGGGCGTGGGCCCGGTGCGATGGACGCCGGAGGCGCAGAAGGACCCCGTGGTGTCCGGGGCCCGTCCGCGCACGGTGGTGGCACACTGGCACGGTGACTCCTATGCGCCCGTCCCGGACGCCACGCTGCTGGCGTCCACGGACCGGTACACCCAGCAGGCCTTCCGGCTGGGCACGTCCTACGGCTTCCAGTTCCACCTGGAGCTGACCGCCAGCGAGCTGGGGCGATGGATTGAACTCGAGGCGGACAGCCTCCAACAGCGCGGGAAGAACCTCCAGGAGCTGAAGGCGCAGCTGCCCAAGCTCAAGGCGGCGGAGGCTGACAACACGGAGGTGCTGCACCGCCTCGCGCACCACTTCGCGCGCGTGGCGGCAGGCCGCTGA
- a CDS encoding GMC oxidoreductase, which yields MAPTYDALVIGTGFGGAVAACRLAQAGLTVRVLERGLRYPKGSFPRNWSNPLNGWLWRYGQGLFDVKLLPGMSIVQAAGYGGGSLIYANVHLRPPAETFDTDWPEGYSRAALEPYYDLVAYMLDLQPITASARGLPTKAKRMREVARKLGREQQFFYPDLAVRFAPAGEPMANKFGVAQEGCNYCGECDIGCNVRAKNTLDLNYLAVAEQQGAEMTTQAEATRIEPLSPAGYRVTYTDHAAGGAERTVEARRVFLCAGTVNTTELLLRCRDQWGTLPRISDRLGCRYSANGDFLAFAFETREVWEPSEGPTITTSLVVDQGQGADKTWFLFQEGGHPGQAAGLLQVLDMGRDFRVPADLLQKQLVRALRRRSQPETVMGKERGRFQAVFLAMGRDRANGRLALRPLTRDMEVRWDVPSNLPLYRTQEQLCQDIARALGARAVFNPLWDRLHIPVSVHNLGGCTMAEEPAYGVLNPDGEVHGHPGLYVLDGAALPASTGVNPSSTIAAVAERNVEAAIRQVLGNPTWTAPERAGTASGRAAAEPFRASMRMSTSVAPTRVVPREDPMRSVVIPEGGTVLSPTPVVGLRFTERMRGFINHGHLPDTDYAGAEEEGKSEGRVAEFILTITLPNLDRFLAEKAHSGIAQGTVHVHGLTPPGGAKVDHGVFNLFVDTDSYYERRMLYLLPFTGMDGQQYLLDGYKHVRDDDGFDMWSDTSTLYTVIRRGSDRHAPAVASGIIRLGMPDFLQQLTTFAVLGTTSPLAKAQALKRFGSMFMGNLWDVFARTKLE from the coding sequence ATGGCGCCGACGTACGACGCGCTGGTCATTGGCACCGGCTTTGGGGGAGCGGTGGCGGCGTGCCGGCTGGCACAGGCGGGCCTGACCGTGCGCGTCCTGGAGCGGGGCCTGCGCTACCCGAAGGGGAGCTTTCCCCGCAACTGGAGCAACCCGCTCAATGGCTGGCTGTGGCGGTACGGCCAGGGCCTCTTCGACGTGAAGCTGCTACCGGGGATGAGCATTGTCCAGGCCGCGGGCTACGGCGGCGGCTCGCTCATCTACGCCAACGTCCACCTGCGCCCGCCCGCGGAGACCTTCGACACCGACTGGCCGGAGGGCTACAGCCGCGCCGCGCTGGAGCCGTACTACGACCTGGTCGCGTACATGCTGGACCTCCAGCCCATCACCGCGTCCGCGCGTGGCCTGCCCACCAAGGCGAAGCGGATGCGGGAGGTCGCGCGCAAACTCGGCCGCGAGCAGCAGTTCTTCTACCCGGACCTCGCCGTGCGCTTCGCCCCCGCTGGCGAGCCGATGGCCAACAAGTTCGGCGTCGCCCAGGAGGGCTGCAACTACTGCGGTGAATGCGACATCGGCTGCAACGTCCGCGCGAAGAACACGCTGGACCTGAACTACCTGGCCGTCGCTGAACAGCAGGGCGCGGAGATGACCACCCAGGCGGAGGCCACGCGAATCGAGCCGCTGTCTCCCGCGGGCTATCGCGTCACCTATACCGACCATGCCGCGGGCGGCGCCGAGCGCACCGTGGAGGCTCGCCGCGTGTTCCTGTGCGCCGGCACGGTGAACACCACGGAGCTGCTGCTGCGCTGCCGCGACCAGTGGGGCACGCTCCCTCGCATCAGCGACCGGCTGGGGTGCCGCTATTCGGCCAACGGCGACTTCCTGGCCTTCGCCTTCGAGACGCGCGAGGTGTGGGAGCCGTCCGAGGGCCCCACCATCACCACCAGCCTGGTGGTGGACCAGGGGCAGGGCGCGGACAAGACGTGGTTCCTCTTCCAGGAGGGCGGGCACCCCGGGCAGGCAGCAGGGCTGCTTCAGGTGCTGGACATGGGCCGGGACTTCCGTGTCCCCGCGGACCTGCTCCAGAAGCAACTGGTCCGCGCCCTGCGCCGGCGCTCCCAGCCTGAAACCGTCATGGGCAAGGAGCGCGGACGCTTCCAGGCCGTGTTCCTGGCCATGGGGAGGGATCGCGCCAACGGGCGGCTCGCGCTGCGGCCTTTGACTCGGGACATGGAGGTGCGCTGGGACGTGCCTTCCAACCTGCCGCTGTACCGGACGCAGGAGCAGCTCTGCCAGGACATCGCTCGGGCGCTCGGGGCGCGCGCCGTCTTCAACCCCCTATGGGATCGGCTTCACATCCCCGTGTCCGTCCACAACCTGGGCGGCTGCACCATGGCGGAGGAGCCGGCCTACGGTGTGCTGAACCCGGACGGTGAGGTGCACGGCCACCCCGGGCTGTACGTGCTGGATGGCGCCGCGCTGCCCGCGAGCACCGGGGTGAACCCGTCATCCACCATCGCCGCGGTGGCGGAGCGCAACGTCGAGGCCGCCATCCGGCAGGTGCTGGGGAACCCCACCTGGACCGCCCCTGAGCGGGCCGGAACGGCTTCGGGCCGGGCGGCGGCGGAACCGTTCCGCGCGTCGATGCGGATGAGCACGAGTGTGGCACCCACGCGGGTGGTGCCAAGAGAGGATCCGATGCGGAGCGTGGTGATTCCAGAGGGAGGCACGGTGTTGTCGCCAACGCCGGTGGTGGGGCTGCGCTTCACCGAGCGGATGCGCGGCTTCATCAACCACGGCCACCTGCCGGACACGGATTACGCGGGCGCCGAGGAGGAGGGCAAGTCAGAGGGCAGGGTGGCCGAGTTCATCCTCACCATCACCTTGCCCAACCTGGACCGCTTCCTCGCGGAGAAGGCCCACTCCGGCATCGCGCAAGGCACCGTCCACGTCCACGGCCTCACGCCTCCTGGCGGAGCGAAGGTGGACCACGGCGTCTTCAACCTCTTCGTGGACACGGACAGCTACTACGAGCGGCGGATGCTCTACCTGTTGCCCTTCACCGGCATGGACGGCCAGCAGTACCTGCTGGATGGCTACAAGCATGTCCGGGACGACGACGGCTTCGACATGTGGTCGGACACGTCCACGCTCTACACCGTCATCCGCCGGGGCAGCGACCGGCACGCGCCCGCGGTGGCCAGCGGCATCATCCGTCTGGGCATGCCGGACTTCCTCCAGCAGCTCACGACCTTCGCCGTGCTGGGAACGACATCACCGCTGGCGAAGGCCCAGGCCCTGAAGCGTTTTGGGAGCATGTTCATGGGCAACCTCTGGGACGTCTTCGCGCGAACCAAGCTGGAATAA
- a CDS encoding ELWxxDGT repeat protein — MKPHLPLLILLGAAGCGTEVDDADATSDADFTSQESALSQKWELCGKEAVRLADIHPGPVGSNPADLIHGDRVLFFTADDGVHGRELWRSSGTEGSGTSLVKDIYPGLAGSEISNLTRVGNRVFFAADDGVHGYELWVTDGTSGGTSMVKDIYPGPEDGIRRPSPFIRRSEPLLVEFGGVLYFGANDGVHGNEVWRSDGTDAGTYLFEDIEPGPASSFPRSFVRVGNDAFYFVAGKDGPMSEEVHLWRSTGVPGAIPVLTRAGDNVLFNFLAVKSRLYFLVDNDEGEASLWKTDGAASNTHQLRYFLGEYPHDLVALGSRVVFSAGAGEPEGDELWSSNGTTSSTKLVKDIWPGPMSSSPSALAVLKSRVFFAANDGSGEGRELWVSNGTGSGTRLFKDLAPGGGSSDPEALASIEGTLFFSASDGVHGNEPWVSDGTRSGTKALRGLAHGSASSWPRDFVRSGWDVFFSADDGKTGRELWALPFRPKGECKQHHAY; from the coding sequence ATGAAGCCCCATCTTCCATTGCTCATTCTCCTGGGCGCCGCGGGTTGTGGCACCGAAGTCGATGATGCTGACGCCACGAGCGATGCCGACTTCACGAGTCAGGAGTCCGCCCTGAGTCAGAAGTGGGAGCTGTGCGGGAAGGAGGCCGTTCGATTGGCGGACATCCACCCTGGCCCCGTGGGGTCCAATCCGGCCGATCTGATCCACGGCGACCGAGTCCTCTTCTTCACGGCGGACGACGGGGTGCATGGACGCGAGTTGTGGCGAAGCAGCGGAACGGAAGGAAGCGGCACGTCGCTGGTGAAGGACATCTACCCAGGGCTGGCGGGGTCGGAGATCTCGAATCTCACTCGGGTGGGGAACCGGGTGTTCTTCGCCGCGGATGACGGCGTCCACGGCTACGAGTTGTGGGTGACCGACGGGACGTCGGGCGGCACGTCGATGGTGAAGGACATCTACCCGGGGCCGGAGGATGGGATTCGCCGTCCGTCCCCCTTCATCAGGCGGAGCGAGCCCCTTCTGGTTGAGTTCGGTGGTGTCCTGTACTTCGGTGCGAACGACGGCGTGCACGGAAACGAAGTGTGGCGCAGTGATGGAACAGACGCGGGGACGTACCTCTTCGAGGACATCGAGCCCGGACCCGCCAGCTCCTTCCCGCGAAGCTTTGTTCGCGTGGGCAACGACGCCTTCTACTTCGTCGCGGGCAAGGACGGGCCCATGAGCGAGGAGGTTCATCTCTGGCGTAGCACCGGAGTGCCAGGCGCCATTCCCGTCCTCACCCGGGCGGGCGACAACGTTCTCTTCAATTTCCTGGCCGTGAAGTCACGCCTCTACTTCCTCGTGGACAACGACGAGGGCGAGGCCAGCCTGTGGAAGACGGATGGGGCCGCCTCGAACACGCACCAGTTGCGGTACTTCCTCGGAGAGTATCCGCACGACCTGGTCGCGCTGGGCTCGCGTGTCGTCTTCAGCGCCGGGGCAGGTGAGCCAGAGGGTGACGAGCTCTGGAGCAGCAACGGCACAACCTCAAGCACGAAGCTGGTGAAGGACATCTGGCCAGGGCCCATGAGCTCCTCACCGAGCGCTCTGGCGGTTCTGAAGTCGCGAGTCTTCTTCGCTGCGAATGATGGCTCCGGGGAGGGACGTGAACTCTGGGTGAGCAACGGCACCGGTTCGGGGACCAGACTCTTCAAGGATCTGGCGCCCGGTGGTGGCTCATCGGATCCCGAAGCGCTGGCCTCCATTGAAGGCACGCTGTTCTTCTCCGCGAGCGATGGGGTGCATGGGAACGAGCCCTGGGTGAGCGATGGCACCCGTTCGGGAACCAAGGCGCTGCGAGGTCTGGCGCACGGGAGCGCTTCCTCATGGCCGCGCGACTTCGTGCGCTCAGGCTGGGACGTGTTCTTCTCGGCGGATGACGGGAAGACTGGACGCGAGCTGTGGGCCTTGCCGTTCCGTCCGAAGGGGGAGTGCAAGCAACACCACGCCTACTGA
- the gspG gene encoding type II secretion system major pseudopilin GspG: MNPTQQKLNARRRHVRGFTLIEIMVVITILGLIAAAVGVSVMSNLEEAKQKTAALDIKTLETGLKLHYMKTGSFPETQAGLEELLQARSLERLPQDPWNRDYVYMNEGGSPVILSYGADGVPGGDGSDADITSQMESPSASAARRPKGLR, translated from the coding sequence ATGAATCCAACCCAGCAGAAGCTGAACGCTCGGCGTCGTCACGTTCGCGGATTTACGCTGATTGAAATCATGGTCGTCATCACCATCCTCGGGCTCATCGCCGCGGCGGTGGGCGTCTCCGTGATGTCGAACCTGGAGGAGGCCAAGCAGAAGACCGCCGCCCTGGACATCAAGACATTGGAGACGGGGCTCAAGCTCCACTACATGAAGACCGGCAGCTTTCCGGAGACCCAGGCTGGTCTGGAAGAACTCCTCCAGGCGCGCTCGCTGGAGCGACTGCCCCAGGACCCGTGGAACCGCGACTACGTGTACATGAATGAGGGCGGCAGCCCTGTCATCCTGTCGTATGGCGCGGACGGTGTCCCAGGGGGTGATGGCAGCGACGCGGACATCACCTCCCAGATGGAGTCACCGTCCGCGAGCGCGGCCCGCCGCCCCAAGGGGCTCCGTTAG
- a CDS encoding DUF1595 domain-containing protein, with protein sequence MCDLIDQAWARDGAASAGGGTVRIEAESASATTGASEQNGTVWNLWSNGDLSATFTFAQAGEYQLSVRAWGTQAPPDPVRMQWLLDGIVVASLDVPATTPTVYTQPVRVDSPGQKRFTVRFTNDTYDPATFTVRNLLLDWMEARSPAPTSVATQRHLRVCEPATTGEEACARQMVESLANRAWRRPAKPDEVAELMSVYTLVRESGDGFELAAKFALRSVLLSPHFLFQVVETEAPGTGKSELSARELARCRPRSRTTHGP encoded by the coding sequence ATGTGCGACCTCATCGATCAGGCCTGGGCCCGAGACGGCGCCGCCAGCGCCGGAGGTGGCACCGTTCGCATCGAGGCCGAGTCCGCCAGCGCCACCACCGGTGCCAGCGAGCAGAACGGCACCGTGTGGAACCTGTGGTCCAACGGCGACCTCTCCGCCACCTTCACCTTCGCGCAGGCCGGCGAGTACCAGCTCTCCGTGCGCGCGTGGGGCACGCAGGCGCCGCCCGACCCGGTGCGGATGCAGTGGCTGCTGGATGGCATCGTGGTGGCGTCGCTCGACGTGCCGGCCACCACGCCCACGGTGTACACGCAGCCGGTGCGGGTGGACTCGCCGGGACAGAAGCGCTTCACGGTGCGCTTCACCAACGACACCTACGACCCGGCCACGTTCACGGTCCGCAACCTCCTGCTGGATTGGATGGAGGCCCGCTCGCCCGCGCCCACGTCGGTGGCCACCCAGCGCCACCTGCGCGTGTGCGAACCGGCCACCACCGGGGAAGAAGCCTGTGCCCGGCAGATGGTGGAGTCGCTGGCGAACCGCGCCTGGCGGCGTCCCGCGAAGCCGGACGAGGTCGCGGAGTTGATGAGCGTCTACACGCTCGTGCGGGAGTCGGGGGACGGCTTCGAGCTGGCGGCGAAGTTCGCGCTCCGTTCGGTGCTGCTGTCGCCGCACTTCCTCTTCCAGGTGGTGGAGACGGAGGCGCCTGGGACGGGCAAGAGCGAGCTGTCCGCGCGCGAGCTGGCCCGGTGCCGGCCGCGGAGTAGAACGACGCACGGACCGTGA